In a single window of the Aridibaculum aurantiacum genome:
- a CDS encoding chemotaxis protein CheB, producing the protein MAQSSIRNNYQLLVIGGSAGSLEVLINVLPHLRNDLALAIVVVMHRKPGESFLTDIIASKTSWPVKEAEEKEAIQQGHIYIAPADYHLLLEKDRTFSLDFSEKIHFSRPAIDATFETASEAYGGAVIGVLLSGANADGASGLGLVKKAGGLTIVQDPSEAAVPYMPEQAIQQVTVDYIATTTMIIDIINRIGQ; encoded by the coding sequence ATGGCGCAAAGCAGCATAAGAAACAACTACCAATTGCTGGTGATCGGTGGATCAGCCGGTAGCTTAGAGGTGCTGATAAATGTGCTGCCACACCTGCGTAACGATCTTGCTTTGGCAATAGTAGTTGTCATGCACAGGAAGCCGGGTGAATCTTTTCTTACAGATATCATTGCATCAAAAACCAGCTGGCCTGTAAAAGAAGCCGAGGAAAAAGAAGCAATACAACAAGGTCATATTTATATAGCTCCTGCTGATTATCACTTGCTGTTGGAAAAGGATAGAACGTTCTCACTTGATTTTTCTGAAAAGATCCATTTCAGCAGGCCTGCCATTGATGCCACTTTTGAAACTGCTTCAGAGGCCTATGGAGGTGCAGTGATAGGTGTGCTGTTATCAGGCGCTAATGCCGATGGTGCCAGTGGTCTTGGCCTGGTAAAAAAAGCAGGTGGTCTTACCATTGTGCAAGATCCATCAGAGGCTGCGGTGCCTTATATGCCCGAGCAGGCCATACAGCAGGTAACGGTAGATTATATAGCCACTACCACTATGATCATAGATATCATCAATAGGATAGGACAATAA